In a single window of the Nicotiana tomentosiformis chromosome 10, ASM39032v3, whole genome shotgun sequence genome:
- the LOC104105383 gene encoding vacuolar-sorting receptor 1 isoform X1, producing the protein MKKKLGFLVCIWFLVIGSCYGRFVVEKNSLRVTSPESIKDVYECAIGNFGVPQYGGTLVGNVAYPKANQKSCKSFESADISFKSKAGSMPVFVLVDRGDCYFTLKAWNAQKAGAAAILVADDRSEPLITMDTPEEEDAQADYLQNITIPSALISQSLGDSIKKQLSKGEMVNINLDWREALPHPDERVEYEFWTNSNDECGPKCENQREFVKNFKGAAQILEQNGYTQFTPHYITWYCPEAFILSKQCKSQCINHGRYCAPDPEQDFSKGYDGKDVVLQNLRQACFYKVANESGKPWLWWDYVTDFAIRCPMKEKKYTKECADQVVKSHGFDVKQIDKCVGDPEADADNPVLKAEQEAQIGKDSRGDVTILPTLVINNRQYRGKLDKGAVLKAICSGFEETTEPAICLTDDIQTNECLESNGGCWQDKAANITACRDTFRGKVCECPMVQGVKFVGDGYTHCEASGALRCGINNGGCWKGTKDGMTFSACIDDHTKGCKCPLGFKGDGVNSCEDIDECKERLACQCPECKCKNTWGGYDCSCKGNLLYMHEHDTCINAGKDVKTEFSWGLVWVIILGLAAAGVGAYAVYKYRIRRYMDSEIRAIMAQYMPLDNQGEVPNHVSHGNV; encoded by the exons ATGAAGAAAAAGCTAGGGTTTTTAGTGTGTATTTGGTTTCTTGTAATTGGGTCATGTTATGGTAGATTTGTGGTTGAAAAGAATAGCTTGAGAGTAACTTCACCAGAATCAATCAAAGATGTGTATGAGTGTGCAATTGGGAATTTTGGGGTCCCACAATATGGAGGAACACTGGTTGGTAATGTTGCGTACCCTAAAGCTAATCAAAAGTCATGTAAGAGCTTTGAAAGTGCTGATATTTCATTTAAATCTAAGGCTGGTAGCATGCCTGTCTTTGTTCTTGTTGATCGCGGAG ACTGCTATTTCACACTAAAGGCTTGGAATGCTCAAAAGGCTGGAGCTGCTGCTATTCTTGTTGCCGATGATCGCAGTGAACCTTTGATTACCATGGACACTCCCGAGGAAGAGGACGCACAGGCGGATTATCTGCAAAATATAACTATTCCGTCAGCTCTAATTAGTCAATCTCTTGGGGATAGCATTAAGAAGCAACTGTCTAAAGGGGAGATGGTTAACATAAACCTTGATTGGAGAGAGGCGCTTCCACATCCCGATGAAAGAGTTGAGTACGAGTTTTGGACAAACAGTAATGATGAGTGTGGCCCTAAGTGTGAGAACCAGAGAGAGTTTGTCAAAAATTTCAAAGGCGCCGCCCAGATACTCGAGCAGAACGGATATACGCAGTTCACTCCCCATTACATAACGTGGTATTGTCCTGAGGCATTTATTTTGAGCAAGCAATGCAAGTCTCAGTGCATCAACCATGGAAGATACTGTGCTCCGGATCCTGAGCAAGACTTCAGCAAAGGTTATGATGGGAAGGATGTTGTTTTGCAAAATTTGCGCCAAGCTTGCTTTTACAAGGTTGCCAATGAAAGTGGCAAGCCCTGGTTGTGGTGGGACTATGTTACTGACTTTGCAATCCGGTGTCCAATGAAAGAGAAGAAGTACACGAAAGAGTGTGCAGATCAAGTAGTCAAATCACATG GCTTTGATGTAAAACAGATAGATAAATGCGTTGGAGATCCTGAAGCAGATGCTGACAACCCTGTTCTAAAGGCTGAACAAGAAGCGCAG ATTGGCAAGGACTCACGTGGAGATGTGACTATCTTGCCAACTCTTGTGATTAACAACAGACAGTACAGAG GCAAACTGGACAAGGGAGCAGTTCTCAAGGCTATTTGTTCCGGTTTTGAGGAGACAACAGAGCCTGCAATTTGTTTAACCGATG ACATACAAACAAATGAGTGCTTAGAGTCAAATGGTGGGTGCTGGCAGGACAAGGCTGCTAACATTACTGCATGCCGG GATACTTTCCGTGGGAAAGTATGTGAATGCCCAATGGTTCAGGGAGTAAAATTTGTTGGTGATGGTTATACTCACTGTGAAG CATCTGGAGCATTACGCTGTGGAATAAATAATGGAGGTTGTTGGAAGGGAACCAAGGACGGCATGACATTTTCTGCTTGCATA GATGACCACACAAAGGGTTGTAAATGTCCACTTGGATTCAAAGGAGATGGAGTGAATAGTTGTGAAG ATATTGATGAATGCAAAGAAAGGCTGGCATGCCAGTGCCCAGAGTGCAAATGCAAGAACACATGGGGTGGTTATGACTGCAGTTGCAAAGGCAATTTGTTGTACATGCACGAACATGACACGTGTATAA atgcAGGCAAGGATGTCAAAACAGAATTTAGCTGGGGCCTTGTTTGGGTTATCATCTTGGGTTTGGCAGCTGCAGGAGTTGGAGCATATGCTGTGTACAAGTATAGGATCCGG AGATACATGGATTCAGAGATCCGCGCCATCATGGCACAGTATATGCCTTTGGATAATCAAGGAGAGGTACCTAATCATGTTTCCCACGGAAATGTCTGA
- the LOC104105383 gene encoding vacuolar-sorting receptor 1 isoform X2, with the protein MKKKLGFLVCIWFLVIGSCYGRFVVEKNSLRVTSPESIKDVYECAIGNFGVPQYGGTLVGNVAYPKANQKSCKSFESADISFKSKAGSMPVFVLVDRGDCYFTLKAWNAQKAGAAAILVADDRSEPLITMDTPEEEDAQADYLQNITIPSALISQSLGDSIKKQLSKGEMVNINLDWREALPHPDERVEYEFWTNSNDECGPKCENQREFVKNFKGAAQILEQNGYTQFTPHYITWYCPEAFILSKQCKSQCINHGRYCAPDPEQDFSKGYDGKDVVLQNLRQACFYKVANESGKPWLWWDYVTDFAIRCPMKEKKYTKECADQVVKSHGFDVKQIDKCVGDPEADADNPVLKAEQEAQIGKDSRGDVTILPTLVINNRQYRGKLDKGAVLKAICSGFEETTEPAICLTDDIQTNECLESNGGCWQDKAANITACRDTFRGKVCECPMVQGVKFVGDGYTHCEASGALRCGINNGGCWKGTKDGMTFSACIDDHTKGCKCPLGFKGDGVNSCEDIDECKERLACQCPECKCKNTWGGYDCSCKGNLLYMHEHDTCISKDVKTEFSWGLVWVIILGLAAAGVGAYAVYKYRIRRYMDSEIRAIMAQYMPLDNQGEVPNHVSHGNV; encoded by the exons ATGAAGAAAAAGCTAGGGTTTTTAGTGTGTATTTGGTTTCTTGTAATTGGGTCATGTTATGGTAGATTTGTGGTTGAAAAGAATAGCTTGAGAGTAACTTCACCAGAATCAATCAAAGATGTGTATGAGTGTGCAATTGGGAATTTTGGGGTCCCACAATATGGAGGAACACTGGTTGGTAATGTTGCGTACCCTAAAGCTAATCAAAAGTCATGTAAGAGCTTTGAAAGTGCTGATATTTCATTTAAATCTAAGGCTGGTAGCATGCCTGTCTTTGTTCTTGTTGATCGCGGAG ACTGCTATTTCACACTAAAGGCTTGGAATGCTCAAAAGGCTGGAGCTGCTGCTATTCTTGTTGCCGATGATCGCAGTGAACCTTTGATTACCATGGACACTCCCGAGGAAGAGGACGCACAGGCGGATTATCTGCAAAATATAACTATTCCGTCAGCTCTAATTAGTCAATCTCTTGGGGATAGCATTAAGAAGCAACTGTCTAAAGGGGAGATGGTTAACATAAACCTTGATTGGAGAGAGGCGCTTCCACATCCCGATGAAAGAGTTGAGTACGAGTTTTGGACAAACAGTAATGATGAGTGTGGCCCTAAGTGTGAGAACCAGAGAGAGTTTGTCAAAAATTTCAAAGGCGCCGCCCAGATACTCGAGCAGAACGGATATACGCAGTTCACTCCCCATTACATAACGTGGTATTGTCCTGAGGCATTTATTTTGAGCAAGCAATGCAAGTCTCAGTGCATCAACCATGGAAGATACTGTGCTCCGGATCCTGAGCAAGACTTCAGCAAAGGTTATGATGGGAAGGATGTTGTTTTGCAAAATTTGCGCCAAGCTTGCTTTTACAAGGTTGCCAATGAAAGTGGCAAGCCCTGGTTGTGGTGGGACTATGTTACTGACTTTGCAATCCGGTGTCCAATGAAAGAGAAGAAGTACACGAAAGAGTGTGCAGATCAAGTAGTCAAATCACATG GCTTTGATGTAAAACAGATAGATAAATGCGTTGGAGATCCTGAAGCAGATGCTGACAACCCTGTTCTAAAGGCTGAACAAGAAGCGCAG ATTGGCAAGGACTCACGTGGAGATGTGACTATCTTGCCAACTCTTGTGATTAACAACAGACAGTACAGAG GCAAACTGGACAAGGGAGCAGTTCTCAAGGCTATTTGTTCCGGTTTTGAGGAGACAACAGAGCCTGCAATTTGTTTAACCGATG ACATACAAACAAATGAGTGCTTAGAGTCAAATGGTGGGTGCTGGCAGGACAAGGCTGCTAACATTACTGCATGCCGG GATACTTTCCGTGGGAAAGTATGTGAATGCCCAATGGTTCAGGGAGTAAAATTTGTTGGTGATGGTTATACTCACTGTGAAG CATCTGGAGCATTACGCTGTGGAATAAATAATGGAGGTTGTTGGAAGGGAACCAAGGACGGCATGACATTTTCTGCTTGCATA GATGACCACACAAAGGGTTGTAAATGTCCACTTGGATTCAAAGGAGATGGAGTGAATAGTTGTGAAG ATATTGATGAATGCAAAGAAAGGCTGGCATGCCAGTGCCCAGAGTGCAAATGCAAGAACACATGGGGTGGTTATGACTGCAGTTGCAAAGGCAATTTGTTGTACATGCACGAACATGACACGTGTATAA GCAAGGATGTCAAAACAGAATTTAGCTGGGGCCTTGTTTGGGTTATCATCTTGGGTTTGGCAGCTGCAGGAGTTGGAGCATATGCTGTGTACAAGTATAGGATCCGG AGATACATGGATTCAGAGATCCGCGCCATCATGGCACAGTATATGCCTTTGGATAATCAAGGAGAGGTACCTAATCATGTTTCCCACGGAAATGTCTGA
- the LOC104105384 gene encoding uncharacterized protein isoform X1, whose amino-acid sequence MWMKYMKPYNLFQELLKSNTLASSRFLGLDVGDKYVGLAVSDSTNKVASPLAVLIRKKTNIDLMAKDFQSLVSELSLGAFVFGYPFDRQKLSRDAVQVKFLIDDLCRTGELRGVKYTFWDECFTSKNVELLLQPLKLHPAQTKTMLDKFAAVGILQGYLDFVNRKHASTPDKDSSEDGP is encoded by the exons ATGTGG ATGAAGTACATGAAGCCATACAACTTATTTCAAGAATTGCTCAAGTCAAATACACTTGCAAGTAGTCGTTTTCTTGGGTTGGATGTGGGCGATAAGTACGTTGGTCTAGCTGTTTCGGATTCAACCAATAAAGTTGCATCACCTCTCGC TGTTCTCATCCGCAAGAAAACAAATATCGACTTGATGGCCAAAGATTTCCAGAGTCTG GTTTCTGAACTTTCCTTGGGGGCCTTTGTTTTCGGCTATCCGTTTGATAGACAGAAATTGAGTCGAGAT GCTGTGCAAGTTAAGTTTCTCATTGACGACCTTTGTCGGACGGGGGAACTTAGAGGTGTAAAGTACACATTTTGGGATGAATGTTTCACATCTAAG AATGTTGAGCTGTTACTACAACCTTTAAAGTTGCACCCAGCACAGACGAAGACGATGTTAGACAAATTTGCAGCAGTCGGAATACTTCAG GGGTACTTGGACTTTGTTAACAGGAAACACGCCTCGACGCCTGACAAAGACTCTTCTGAGGATGGTCCCTAA
- the LOC104105384 gene encoding uncharacterized protein isoform X2, whose product MKYMKPYNLFQELLKSNTLASSRFLGLDVGDKYVGLAVSDSTNKVASPLAVLIRKKTNIDLMAKDFQSLVSELSLGAFVFGYPFDRQKLSRDAVQVKFLIDDLCRTGELRGVKYTFWDECFTSKNVELLLQPLKLHPAQTKTMLDKFAAVGILQGYLDFVNRKHASTPDKDSSEDGP is encoded by the exons ATGAAGTACATGAAGCCATACAACTTATTTCAAGAATTGCTCAAGTCAAATACACTTGCAAGTAGTCGTTTTCTTGGGTTGGATGTGGGCGATAAGTACGTTGGTCTAGCTGTTTCGGATTCAACCAATAAAGTTGCATCACCTCTCGC TGTTCTCATCCGCAAGAAAACAAATATCGACTTGATGGCCAAAGATTTCCAGAGTCTG GTTTCTGAACTTTCCTTGGGGGCCTTTGTTTTCGGCTATCCGTTTGATAGACAGAAATTGAGTCGAGAT GCTGTGCAAGTTAAGTTTCTCATTGACGACCTTTGTCGGACGGGGGAACTTAGAGGTGTAAAGTACACATTTTGGGATGAATGTTTCACATCTAAG AATGTTGAGCTGTTACTACAACCTTTAAAGTTGCACCCAGCACAGACGAAGACGATGTTAGACAAATTTGCAGCAGTCGGAATACTTCAG GGGTACTTGGACTTTGTTAACAGGAAACACGCCTCGACGCCTGACAAAGACTCTTCTGAGGATGGTCCCTAA